In the genome of Odocoileus virginianus isolate 20LAN1187 ecotype Illinois chromosome 17, Ovbor_1.2, whole genome shotgun sequence, the window ttttagtttgtgcTTTTTATGGGGATTAACCTCTCCTGGATTTGATCATATTTCCTAACATGGTATAAGAAGAATAGTGTGGAATATCACAGTCAGATTAGAATCTTTTGTGCAACACTCAATGAAGAAAAAGAGCTTTGTTTGCTGTtatcaaatgtatatattttattagatcTTGGTATATTATTCCCTTTTCATAAGAAGTGCAATTTGCAAATGGTGGAGTTTAGGAGGTGAGTGTATCTGAGAAGGAGAGATGGTTCTTCCTCAGCTTTGGCAGCAATGAGCTGTGAAGAGGAGTTTTGCTGAAGGTCAGTCCCAACTCAAACTGGTTTTCCCATTTATTGAGTCATATTTGTATTTTGGTCAACTTAGTGGAGAAATCAACATTTTTCTAGTATTGAATGGAATCAGATAAGTCTATGAAGTTCAAATATTTGGTAACCTTTCATAAAATTTTGATTAAAGTTCAAGAACTTGTTAATGGTCCAAGGATGGTGGAAGAGATAATTACTTCAAGGACTGAGTTGGAAGTTGAACTTTCAAGTCGAAAATCAGCATCCTGGCTTTTAGCAGATGGGCTCACAGCAGGTGGGCTCGCAGATGGGCTCAGTGCAGATGGGCTGGCAGCAGCAGGCTGGGCGGCAGCAGGACTGCCCACAGTAGGATGGGCGgcagcaggaggcctgggcaTAGTGCAGCTGGCAGCAGGATGGGGATGTGCAGCTCACCACACAGCAGGGAGGCAGGCTGGTGCCCTCCACGCGGCAGTCAGGGCGGCACCATCTGGTGCGGCTGCTCACAGCTCCACTGCTGCCCACCTGGCCATAGCCAATGCTGCCACCAATGCCATAGCCAGTCTCACAGCCACTGGTCTGGAGGCAGGTTGGCTGGCAGCAGCTGGTCTGGATGGAGATGGGCTGGCAGCAGCTGGTCTGGATGGAGGTTGGCTGGCAGCAGCTGGTCTGGAAGCTGGTCGACTGGCAGCAGCTGGAGCCACAGGTCCCAGCAGAGGAACAGATAGGAAATCCACAGAAACTGGTGGAACAGCAAGCCATGGTGTCAGGGGTTAAGTTGAGAGGAATGTTGTTAAGAGAAGTTGTTGAGTTCTGATGGACACTTCCACAGGGGGCCTTTTATAAGCCCTGACTAGCTGCTATTTGCATAATCCTTAAAGTCCCttccttgtttgttttaaaacaacttgTCTCTGGATGGTAATTGGCTGTCCCTGAGTTATTTGTTCTTCTCTGAAAGCtttgaaagttaattttatttggtCTTCAATTAGGAGTTTTCACCATGGTCAAGTAGTCATTAGCATTCACTGCGTACATAACCCCTAATTCcacatatttgttgaaatatGCTCATTGCCCAAAGAATAACTGAGTGATGCTTCACCTTTAAAGGGAGTgtcacagcaatctaaacaagatgaaaaggcagagaaatacccaacaggtaaaggaacatgaaaaaagcccaccaagtcaaacaaaagaggaggaaatagggaatctacctgaaaaagaatttagaataatgataataaaaatgatccaaaatcttgaaaacaaaatggagttacaaataaataacctggagacaaagattgagaagatgcaagaaatgtttaacaaggacctagaagaaattttaaaaagtcaatgaaaaattaataatgaaataaatgagatcaaaaacactctggagggaaccatgagtagaataacagagacagaagataggataagtgagttagaagataaaatggtggaaataaatgaagcagagaggaaaaaagaaaaaagaatcaaaagaaatgaggacaacctcagggacctctgggacaatgtgaaatgccccaacattcgaatcataggagtcccagaagaagaagacaaaaagaaaggccatgagaagttacgcgaggagataatagctgaaaacctccctaaaatggggaaggaaatagccacccaagtccaagaaacccagagagtcccaaacaggataaacccaaggtgaaacaccccaagacacatattaatcaaattaacaaagatcaaacacaaagaacaaatattaaaagcagcaagggagaaacaacaaataacacacaaagggattcccataaggatagcagctgatctatcaatagaaacccttcaggccagaagggaatggcaggacatacttaaagtaatgaaagagaataacctacaacctagattactctacccagcaaggatctcattcagatatgaaggagaactcaaaagctttacagacaagcaaaagctgagagaattcagcaccaccaaaccagctcttcaacaaatactaaaggatcttctctagacaggaaacacagaaaggtggtgtaaacgtgaaccccaaacaacaaaataaatggcaacgggaccatacctatcaataattaccttaaatgtaaatgggttgaatgccccaaccaaaagacaaaggctggctgaatggatacaaaagcaagacccctatatatgctgtctacaagagacccacctcaaaacaagggacacatacagactaaaagtgaagggctggaaaaaaatattccacgcaaatggagaccaaaagaaagcaggagtcgcaatactcatatcagataaaatagactttcaaataaaggatgtgaaaagagaaaagatggacactacataatgatcaaaggatcaatccaagaaggagatataacaattataaatatatatgcacccaacataggagcaccgcaatatgtaaggcaaacgctaacgagtatgaaagaggaaattaatggtaacacaataatagtaggagactttaataccccactcacaactatggatagatcaactaaacagaaaatgaacaaggaaacacaaactttaaaggacacaatggaccagctagacctaattgacatctataggatgtttcaccccaaaacaatcaacttcacctttttctcaagtgcacacggaaccttctccagaatagatcacatcctgggccataaatctagtcttggtaaaatcaaaaaaattgaaatcattccagtcatcttttctgaccgcagtgcagtaagattagatctcaattacaggaaaaaaattattaaaaattcaaacatatggaggctaaacaacacgcttctgaataaccaacaaatcatagaagaaatcgaaaaagaaatcaaaatatgcatagaaatgaatgaaaatgaaaacacaacaacccaaaacctatgggacactgtaaaagcagtgctaaggggaagattcatagcattacaggactacctcaagaaacaagaacaaagtcaaataaataacctaactctacacctaaagcaactagagaaggaagaaatgaagaaccccaggattagtacaaggaaagaaatcttaaaaattagggcagaaataaatgcaaaagaaactaaagagaccatagcaaaaatcaacaaagctaaaagctggttttttgaaaaaaataaacaaaattgacaaaccattagcaagactcattaagaaacaaagggagttagtcaggacatggaagcaacccagatgcccatcagcagacgaatggatgaggaagttgtggtacatatacaccatggaatattactcagccattaaaaagaattcatttgaatcatttctaatgagatggatgaaactggagtccattatacagagcgaagtaagccagaaagataaagaccattacagtatactaacacatatatatggactttagaaagatggtaacgataaccctatatgcaaaacagaaaaagagactcagatgtatagaacagacttgtggactctgggagaaggcgagggtgggatgtttcagaagaacagcattgaaacatgtatattatctagggtgaaacagatcacaagcccaggttggatacatgagacaagtactcgggcctggtgcactgggaagacccagagggatcgggtggagagggaggtgggaggggggaccgggatggggaatacatgtaaatccatggctaattcatttcaatgtatgacaaaaactactgtaatgatgtaaagtaattagcctccaactaataaaaataaatggaaaaaaaaagaataaaaaaaaaaagaaacaaagggagaagaaccaaattaacaaaattaaaaacaaaaatggagagatcacaacagacaacactgaaatacaaaggatcataagagactactaccagcagctctatgccaataaaatggacaacttggaagaaatggacaagttcttagagaagtataactttccaaaactgaaccaggaagaaatagagggtcttaacaaacccatcacaagcaaggaaatcgaaactgtaatcagaaatcttccagcaaacaaaagcccaggaccagatggcttcacagctgaattctaccaaaaatttagagaagagctaacacctatcttactcaaactcttccagaaaattgcagaagaaggtaaacttccaaactcagttctatgaggccaccatcaccctaattccaaaaccagacaaagatgccacaaaaaaagaaaactacaggccaatatcactgatgaacatagatgcaaaaatccttaacaaaattctagcaaacaggattcaacaatatcttaaaaaaatcatacaccatgaccattgggctttatcccaggaatgcaaggattctttaatatccgcaagtcaatcaatgtaatacaccacattaacaaattgaaagataatcatatgattatctcagtagatgcagaaaaagcctttggcaaaattcaacatccatttatgattaaaactctccagaaagcaggaatagaaggaacatacctcaacataataaaagctatatatgacaaacccacagcaagcatcaccctcaatggtgaaaattgaaagcatttcccctgaaatcaggaagaagacaagggtacccactctcaccactactattcaatatagttttggaagtgttggccacaggaatcagggcagaaaaagaagtaaaaggaatgcagataggaaaagaagaagtgaaactctctgtttgcagatgacatgatcctctacatagaaaaccctaaagactctaccagaaaattactagagttaatcaacaaatacaataaagttgcaggatataaaattaacacacagaaatctcttgcattcctatacactaacaatgagaaaacagaaagagaaattaaggaaacgataccattcaccattgcaacaaaaagaataaaatacttaggagtatatctacctaaagaaacaaaagacttatacatagaaaactataaaacactgatgaaagaagtcaaagaggacacaaacagatggagaaatataccgtgttcatggattggaagaatcaatattgtcaaaatgcctatactacccaaagcaacctatagattcaatgcaatccctatcaaactaccaacggtatttttcacaggactagaacaaataatttcacaatttgtatggaaatacaaaaaacctcgaatagccaaagtaatcctgagaaagaagaatggaactggaggaatcaacctgcctgacttcaggctctacgacaaagccacagtcatcaagacagtatggtactggcacaaagacagaaatatagatcaatggaacagaatagaaagcccagagataaatccacgaacctatggtcaccttatcttcgacaaaggaggcaaggatatacaatggaaaaaagataacctctttaacaagtggtgctgggaaaactggtcaaccacctgtaaaagaatgaaactagaacactttctaacaccatacacaaaaataaactcaaaatggattaaagatctaaatgtaagaccagaaactataagactcctagaggagaacataggcaaaacactctccgacataaatcacagcaggatcctctatgacccacatcccagaatttcagaaataaaagcaaaaataaacaaatgggacctaatgaaacttgaaagcttttgcacaacaaaggaaactataagcagggtgaaaagacagccctcagactgggagaaaataatagcaaatgaagcaacagacaaaggattaatctcaaaaatatacaagcaactcctccagctcaactccagaaaaataaatgacccaatcaaaaaatgggccaaagaactcaacagacatttctccaaggaagacatacagatggctaacaaacacatgaaaagatgctcaacatcactcattatcagagaaatgcaaatcaaaaccacaatgaggtaccattacacgccagtcaggatggctgctatccaaatgtctacaagcaataaatgctggagagggtgtggagaaaagggaaccctcttacactgttggtgggaatgcaaattagtacagccactatggaaaacagtgtggagatttcttaaaaagatggaaatagaactgccatatgacccagcaatcccacttctgggcatacacaccaaggaaaccagatctgaaagagccacatgcaccccaatgttcatcgcagcactgtttataatagccaggacatggaagcaacccagatgcccatcagcagacgaatggatgaggaagttgtggtacatatacaccatggaatactactcagccattaaaaagaattcatttgaatcagttctaatgagatggatgaaactggagcccattatacagagcgaagtaagccagaaagataaagaccattacagtatactaacacatatatatggactttagaaagatggtaacgagaaccctatatgcaaaacagaaaaagagactcagatgtatggaacagacttgtggactctgggagaaggagagggtgggatgtttcagaagaacagcattgaaacatgtatattatctagggtgaaacggataaccagctcaggttgggtacatgagacaagtgctcgggcctggtgcactgggaagacccagagggatcgggtggagagggaggtgggaggggggactgggatggggaatacatgtaaatccatgg includes:
- the LOC139039121 gene encoding keratin, high-sulfur matrix protein, B2B, with the protein product MACCSTSFCGFPICSSAGTCGSSCCQSTSFQTSCCQPTSIQTSCCQPISIQTSCCQPTCLQTSGCETGYGIGGSIGYGQVGSSGAVSSRTRWCRPDCRVEGTSLPPCCVVSCTSPSCCQLHYAQASCCRPSYCGQSCCRPACCCQPICTEPICEPTCCEPIC